From Calditrichota bacterium, one genomic window encodes:
- a CDS encoding type II toxin-antitoxin system RelE/ParE family toxin: MKIQYTERAASDIKIAFDWYEQQKIDLGIIFLNSIEDSLHKIQDYPEVYPKPHKNFHRCILSRFPFSSIEDNLIIIHSIFNNRQNPENKP; this comes from the coding sequence ATGAAAATTCAATATACGGAAAGAGCAGCTTCTGATATTAAAATTGCATTTGACTGGTATGAGCAGCAAAAAATAGATCTTGGTATAATTTTTTTAAATAGCATTGAAGATTCACTTCATAAAATTCAGGACTATCCGGAAGTCTATCCTAAACCACATAAAAACTTTCATAGATGCATTTTAAGCAGATTTCCTTTCTCCTCCATTGAAGATAATCTGATAATAATACATTCAATATTTAATAATAGACAAAATCCAGAAAACAAACCTTGA
- a CDS encoding addiction module protein yields the protein MNTKELIKEIDQLKVDEKITLVEKIWDSIAKQNNVLPMHDWQKAELDKRYELFRQGELKTYDWQTVHNNLRTAGK from the coding sequence ATGAATACAAAAGAGCTTATTAAAGAAATAGATCAACTTAAAGTTGATGAAAAAATTACCTTAGTTGAAAAAATATGGGATTCTATTGCAAAACAAAACAATGTACTCCCAATGCATGATTGGCAGAAAGCCGAGTTAGATAAAAGATATGAGCTCTTTCGCCAAGGCGAACTAAAAACCTATGACTGGCAAACAGTTCACAATAATTTAAGAACAGCTGGTAAATGA
- the scpA gene encoding methylmalonyl-CoA mutase: MKPDFTKIAFNTFKEKEFNALDNEKTWQTNEQIPVKQIFTRANSADLNHKKYSAGIPPFLRGPYASMYIMRPWTIRQYAGFSTAEESNAFYKRNLAAGQKGLSVAFDLATHRGYDSDHPRVVGDVGKAGVAIDSILDMKILFDQIPLDKISVSMTMNGAVIPIMAFYIVTAEEQGVPIEKLSGTIQNDILKEYMVRNTYIYPPASSMRIIGDIFKYTSKNMPAFNSISISGYHMQEAGATADLEMAYTLADGLEYVRTGIESGLDIDTFAPRLSFFWAVGMNYFMEIAKMRAARLIWAKLIKQFNPKNPKSMALRTHSQTSGWSLTEQDPYNNVTRTCLEAMAAAMGHTQSLHTNSLDEAIALPTDFSARIARNTQLFLQEETDICNVIDPWGGSHYVEYLTDALITKAWQHIKEVEELGGMAKAIETGLPKLRIEEAAARRQAKIDSGKESIIGVNKYRLEKEEKMDILEVDNDAVRESQLKRLKQLRENRDEQKVQSSLKALTNCAEKGDGNLLELAVIAARERASLGEISDAMEKVFGRHKAVTKSISGVYSSSFGDDAKIKEVIQLAKKFEEQEGRRPRIMVAKMGQDGHDRGAKVIATAFADLGFDVDIGPLFQTPEETARQATENDVHIIGMSSLAAGHKTLLPQLVKELQNLGRDDILVTIGGVIPKQDYDYLYKHGATAIFGPGTVIPDAAKLLLEKLTKPDN, from the coding sequence ATGAAACCTGATTTTACAAAAATTGCATTTAACACTTTTAAAGAAAAAGAATTTAATGCTTTAGATAATGAAAAGACCTGGCAAACCAATGAGCAAATTCCGGTAAAACAAATTTTTACTCGAGCAAATTCGGCGGATTTAAACCATAAAAAATACAGCGCCGGAATCCCTCCATTTTTGCGTGGCCCTTATGCATCCATGTACATTATGCGTCCATGGACAATTCGTCAATATGCAGGATTTTCTACAGCTGAAGAGAGTAATGCTTTTTATAAAAGAAACCTTGCAGCCGGGCAAAAGGGATTATCTGTCGCTTTCGATTTGGCAACTCACCGCGGTTATGATTCTGATCATCCCAGGGTTGTGGGTGATGTGGGCAAAGCCGGTGTTGCAATTGATTCTATTCTTGATATGAAGATTCTGTTTGATCAGATTCCTTTGGACAAAATTTCTGTTTCAATGACTATGAATGGTGCTGTAATCCCAATAATGGCATTTTATATTGTTACTGCGGAAGAGCAGGGTGTTCCAATCGAAAAACTCTCAGGGACGATCCAGAATGATATCTTAAAAGAGTATATGGTTCGCAATACTTATATTTATCCTCCGGCTTCATCGATGCGAATTATTGGTGATATATTTAAATACACATCCAAAAATATGCCTGCGTTTAACAGCATTAGTATCTCCGGTTACCACATGCAGGAGGCAGGGGCAACAGCAGATTTAGAAATGGCCTACACACTTGCAGATGGGTTGGAATATGTTCGCACAGGAATCGAATCTGGACTGGATATAGATACATTTGCTCCACGCCTTTCTTTTTTCTGGGCCGTGGGTATGAACTATTTTATGGAGATTGCCAAAATGCGGGCTGCCCGACTTATATGGGCCAAATTAATTAAACAGTTCAATCCAAAAAATCCAAAATCCATGGCTCTGAGAACACATTCTCAAACAAGTGGCTGGAGTTTAACAGAGCAGGATCCCTATAATAATGTTACCCGTACTTGTCTCGAAGCTATGGCTGCCGCTATGGGACATACACAATCGTTGCACACAAATTCTTTGGATGAGGCGATAGCATTGCCGACAGATTTCTCAGCCAGAATTGCGCGTAACACGCAACTTTTTTTGCAGGAAGAAACGGATATTTGCAATGTTATAGATCCCTGGGGAGGATCGCATTATGTGGAATATTTGACGGATGCGCTTATCACAAAAGCCTGGCAGCATATTAAAGAAGTTGAGGAATTGGGTGGAATGGCCAAAGCAATCGAAACAGGATTGCCTAAGTTACGCATAGAAGAAGCGGCTGCACGCAGGCAAGCGAAAATCGATTCAGGAAAAGAATCCATTATTGGAGTTAATAAATACCGCCTGGAAAAAGAAGAAAAGATGGATATTCTTGAAGTAGATAATGATGCAGTACGTGAATCACAATTGAAAAGGCTGAAACAATTGCGGGAGAACCGTGATGAACAGAAGGTTCAATCTTCTTTGAAAGCCTTAACAAACTGCGCTGAAAAAGGCGATGGTAATTTGTTGGAATTAGCGGTGATTGCTGCGCGTGAAAGAGCAAGCCTGGGAGAAATATCCGATGCGATGGAAAAAGTTTTTGGGAGACATAAAGCAGTGACAAAATCAATTTCTGGTGTTTATAGTTCCAGTTTTGGGGACGATGCTAAAATTAAAGAAGTAATTCAATTGGCAAAAAAATTCGAGGAACAAGAAGGCCGTCGTCCACGAATTATGGTTGCCAAAATGGGGCAGGATGGCCATGACCGCGGTGCAAAGGTAATTGCCACAGCTTTTGCAGATCTTGGTTTTGATGTTGATATCGGTCCGCTCTTTCAAACACCAGAGGAAACTGCGCGCCAGGCAACAGAAAACGATGTTCATATAATCGGGATGAGTTCGTTGGCGGCCGGGCATAAAACACTTCTTCCGCAATTGGTGAAAGAATTACAAAATCTTGGGCGGGATGATATTCTGGTAACAATAGGCGGTGTTATTCCAAAACAGGATTATGATTATTTATATAAACACGGCGCAACAGCCATTTTTGGCCCGGGCACAGTTATTCCGGACGCCGCAAAATTGTTGCTTGAAAAGCTAACCAAACCAGACAATTAA